The Vicinamibacterales bacterium genomic interval TCCGCCACGCGGATTTCGTGACGGTCGCGCCTCTCACCGGCGCCAGGCGGGACGCCGCGGACGCCATGGAAGGACGCGTCGTCGAGTTCCTGGATCGCGTCCTGGGGACGAAGGAGGGGGCCTTGGTCCCGGCCCCGTCCCCGGGCGCGCGTGGAGGACCGGCCGGCGGTCCCTACGGGTTACGTCACGGCACTCCCCCGGCGTGGCGGGCCAGCGCCTCCCGCCAGGCCGTGCTGGGCTCGGGCGCTCCGCCCTGCCGGTCGAGCACGATGGTGCGCGTGCGATAGGCGACGCCGTAGAACCGCTCGTTCGCGTCGCGGTCCTGCCGGATGGTGCTGCCGTTCAGGGTGACGCCCGCGAAGAGACCCCGCGTCCGCGAGTAGCTCAGGATCTGGGCGCGCAGCTGGATGTCCGTGCTGGCCGAGGCGTCGCGTCCGACGGGGCCCGCGGCCACGGCGGCATCGGCGCCGATCTTGAACTGGTTGTTCAGGAGCTGGTCGAGCCCGCGGCGGTTCTGGACGACCAGCACGAGATCGACGGCCTGGGCGCCGATCTGGAGACCGAAGCTCCCGCCCGTGATCGTCAGGAACGCCGGCGACGACCACGCACCGGTCTTCGGGTCGCGGGCGCTGATGACGCCCCGGCCGCGCTGGCCCCCGACGACGAAGCCTGCCTTCACGAGCGACGGGAAGACGGCGATCGCTTCCGCCTTTTCCAGGATCGAGCCGGGCACGGCGCTGTCGCTCGCGCCCATCACCTCGTCGAGGACGGTGATCGCGTCCTTCACGCGATCGGCCTCCTTGACGCCTTCCGCGGACACCTGCGCCCGGGGCGCGACGGCGGAACCCAGGGCGAGCGCAACGGCGAGGGACAGCGTCAGTGCTCTCATCCGTCGAGCATAGCGCAGGCGCGGACGCCTGCCCCCGCTCACCTGCCGCCGCCAGGGGTCCTCAGCCGGAGGCGCCGGAACCCGTCACAGGATGGCGGGCGCGCCGGCACGGAAGTCCGCGCCGAGGATCGCGGCCGAGTCGGCGCCGAGCCAGTCGTCCAGGACGCGGGCGTAGACCGAGCGGAAGTCGGTCTCGAAGCGGACGTCGCCGCCGTTGTTCTCCAGCGTCGGATTGGCCGGGTCCGGCTGGAGCGTCGGCGCCGTGCCGAAGAGCCCGCCGCGCACGCGTCCCCCGATCGCGAGCATGAGCCCGGCGGCACCGTGGTCGGTGCCCTGGCTGCCGTTCTCGGTGATGCGCCGGCCGAACTCGGAAAACGTCACGACCAGCGTCGAGTCGAGCAGGCCCTGGCGGGCGAGGTCGTCGTGGAAGGCGGTCAGGCCGCCGTCCAGCGTCGCCATCAGCGTGCGATAGGCGCCGTTCACGGGGTTCTGGTTCGCGTGCGTGTCGAAGCCGCCCGTGGCCACCCAGAACACCTTCGTCCCGATCTGCCGCACCATCGCGCCGGCGACGGCCTGCAGCGCCTGCCCGAAGCCATTGCCGGGGTACGCCACGGCGGGCCGGTAGGTGGCCACCGCGGCGACGCGGTCCAGCGTGGCGAGGGCGGCGCCGGCCGTGGAGTTCACGAAGGCGAGATGCGGGCGATCGGCCGGCAGGTGCGAGGCGAGACGCGAAGCCGCGGCGCGCTCGAATCCCGCCTCGGCACCGGTGTTCGGGCTGGCGAAGGCGTAGGTGGCCGGGTTGGTGATGGCCGGGACGCCGGTGGTGCGGGCCATGAGCGCCCGCGGCGTCTCGCGCGTCGTGTTCCACCCGACGAGGGGATCGATCGGGGACGGCAGCGTGTCCAGGTACCGCCCGAGCCACCCGGTCCCCTGGGCATTGGCGGGGTTCGCCGTTCCCCAGATGTCGGTGCCCTGGAAGTGCGAACGGCTGGAGTTGGCGTAGCCCGTCCGCTGGACGATGGCGACGCGTCCCGAGTCGAACAGGCCCTTGATGCCGGCAAGCGAGGGGTGCAGGCCCAGGAGACGGCCGGCGCGGTCGGTGCCGACCTGCAGCACCTGGCCGGCCGGCACGCCGATGGTCGGACGGCGCGCGTAGTAGTCGGCGTCTCCGTAGGGCACGAGCGTGCTCAGGGCGTCGTTGCCGCCGCTCAGGTACACGACGACGAGCGTCCGGCCCGACCCGGCCTGCGCCCGGGCCAGGTCGGTCAGGAACGCCGGCGCCGCGACGCCGACGGTGAAGGCGGTGACGCCGCCTTTCACGAACTGCCTGCGCGTGAAGGTCATCGGCCGTCCCTCAGTTGAACTGATACTCGGCCGCGCCGACGACGAGCCGGGCCAGCCCCGAGGCCTTGGAGGCCAGTTGCGCGTCGCTCACGGGCCAGGTGACGCCCTGGCGGAGGTAGTCGAGGAGCGCCGCCGTCGTCTCGGCCGAGAGGGGCGCCGGAGTGAATCGCCTCAGGTGCAGATCGAGCAGCGCCTCGGGCGAGCTGCGCGCCGCCGCGGATGCCTGCTGCAGGTTGAAGCGCTGGTTGCCCGCGAGCGCGGCCGAGAAGTTCATGCGCGAGAGCATCGACGCGGTGGAGAACCAGCCGGGGCCGAGCTCCCAGCCGTTCACGTCCGGCGGTTCGTACAGCTGCTGACCCATGTTCACGAGCGGCGTCAAGGCGTCGTTGGCGGAGAGTCCCTGCCAGCCCGTCTCCTTGATGGCGCGCACGACGTACTCCACCGGCCAGCTGTAGCGGGTGAACGCCGCGCCCTCGTCCAGGAACTCGCGGGACGTGAACAGGCGCACGAGCATGGCCCTGATGCTCGTGTCGTTCGACAGGTAGCTCTCGCGCATGTCCGCCACCAGGGCGTCGGGGGCGGCCGCGAGCTCGCTGACGAAGAAGGCGAAGAAGCGGCGGGCCAGGCGCTCGGCGGTCTCGGGTCGGCGGGCCAGCGCCCTGATGAAGTCAACGCCGTCCTGCTCGCCGTCGGCGGCCGGGCGGGCGGGGATGGTGCGCGAGCCGTCGGGCATCACGGCGAAGGTGAAGGTCTTGGCGGTGGGGTCGTGCTGAGCGGCGTTGTAGACGTACGCGTAGTAGCTGGTCGTCGCCGAGGCGCGATCGCCCTGGAGCCGCAGGTTCCAGCCGGTGAACACGCGGGCGGCGGCGTAGACGTCGTCCTCGGTGTAGTGGCCGACCCCGGTCGTGAAGAGCTCCATGAGCTCCCGCCCGAAGTTCTCCTGCGGACGCGCCCGGACGTTCAGCCGCCCGTCCAGCCACACGAGCATCGCCGGATGGCGGGCGACCTCGATTACGAGCTCGTCGAAGCGGCCGAGCGCCATGTCGCGGAACAGCTGAATCTGTCCGCGCTGGCCGCCGGCCACGCTCGCCGGCTTGCCGTCCATCAGCTTGGTGGCGTGCTCGCCGCCGATCGTCCCCGCGATCTTGCTGTACGCCGTGGCGAAGTGGTTGTGCCAGAAGAGCGCCAGCTTCTCCTGCAGGGGCCGTTCGCTGTGGACCATCCGGAACAGCCAGCGCTGGCGTGCGTCGTTGATGACCGTGTCGGGCTGCAACGGCCCTCGTGAGGCGGTGCCGAGATACGCGGCGTCGCCGATCCTGCCGTCGACGTCGCCGGGGACACGGTCGTAACTCAGGAGCGCGCCCACGACGCCGACGAGCGGCAGGCGTCCGTAGCGCGCGAGGTCACCCTCGCTCGCCCCGAACCCCATCCGCCGCAGAACGTGGTCCAGCATGCCGCCGCCCCCTGACGCCCGGCCCGCGGGTCGTTCCGCGGCAGCCGTCCGCCGCCCGGATTAGACCGCCGCCGACGGCCGAGGTTACTTCGGGCCGGTGCCCCCCGGCGCGTGCCCCAGGCTGATCAGGTTCGCCATGAGGCGATAGGCGCCCGGCGTGCCGGCCGGCAGCTGCCGCCAGAGGCCGATCCCGAGGTAGAGCCAGCGGCCCGCGCCCACCTTGGCCTCCACCAGCGCGCCCAGCTTCGGGCCGGCGTTGTAGGGGAAGGGCTCGGTGAACTCCACGAGGTCGACGTACTGCGGGTCGCCCTTCTCGAAGAAGTACGTGCCGCGCTCCTGCACCCAGTGCTTCCAGTCCTCGTCGGTGATCCGGTTGGGCGTGGTGAACACAGGGTGATCGGGTACCAGCATTCGAACGGGCGAGTTCTCGTCGGTGACGCGAGTGCTGCTCACCTTGCCGGGATAGGGGCCGTACTGCGCCTGGTTGAACTCGAACTTGTTGTAGTTGACGATGACGGTCCCGCCCGCCGCGGCGTAGTCCAGCAGGCGCTGGTTGTAGGCGCGCAGCGCGTTCCGGCGCTCGTAGGCGCGCACGCCCGTCATGACCACGTCGTAGCGCGACAGGTCGCCCCAGGCGAGCTGATCGTCGCTCACGAGCTCCACGCGCGCGCCGAGCTGCTCGAGGGCCTCCGGCACCTCGTCGCCCACGCCCATCACGTAGCCCACCGTGAGGTTCGGCTTCACGGCCAGGTCGAGCACCGACACGGACACCTCAGGAGCCCGCAGGACGTGCCGGCGCGTCGTGTGCGGATACTCGACCACCTGGTAGCCCTGCGCGTAGGTGGCGCCGCCCTCGTGGACTTCCGCCCCCACCACGACCTTCCCGCCCTGCGTGGCCTGCGCCGCCAGGGCCGCGGGCGGCGGCGGCGTCAGCGTGAAGCGGACGGTCGAGGCCTCGTCCTCCCGCGTGAACGCCACGGCCTGGGTGGCCGGCGCCGCGGTCCATCCGCGCGGGGTCCTGAGCGCCACCTCCGCGCGTGCGCCGCCCTTCGAGTGGTTGATCACGGTGACCCGGACGTCACGAGCCGCGCCGGCGCCGCCGCTGGCGGGCACGACGACGATGTCGGGCGTGGCGCTCACGGCGAACTTCGGCACGACGTGGATCTCGGAGCGCTTCTCGCCGCTGTAGATGTTGCCTTCCGACCTCGTCGCGACGGGCACCGGCATGGCCACGGACTCGCCGCCCAGCATCAGCGTCACGGTGGCGACGAAGGGCGTCGGCCGGAACGGCAGCCCGAACGGGACGTCGGGGTCGAGGACGAAGCGGGCCGCGTCGGTCGCGTACTTGAAATGGGCGGCCGTCAGGCGCGCGCCGGTCGGCACGGTGGCCGTGAAGCGGCAGTTGCGGGCGCCGCGCGGCGCGATGGGTGCGGCGGCGCAGTCGCCGTCCGCCGCGGCGAACCCCGCGACCGAGCCGCTCATGGTCACGGGCGACTGGCCGCGATTGGCGGCAATCACCTGCACCTGGACGGGCTGCCCGGCCACGACGAGGCCGTCGTTGGCCACCGCGTCCAGCCGGACGTCGGCGGCGAGGACGAGCGCCTGCTGGAACTGCGTCTCCTTGAGGGCCAGTCGATGGTCGATCTCGTAGCGCGCCGCGTCCTGAAGGCCCAAGCCCGCGAGCCCGGCACGGAGCCCGCGCACGGCCTTGAGACCGGCGGCCAGCGGCCCGACGGCCGCCGCTTCCCCGTGCTCGTGGACCTGGGTCCGCGCCTCCGTCACGGCGGCGGCGATGGTGGCGAGCGCGCCCGTGAGCGCGGCCGGCGGCGCGGCGCCGGCGAAGGACGCCAGTCCGGTCAGCGAGGTGTCCACGCCGTCGAACATCTCGGGATCCGGCCGGTTCACGCCTCCGGTCAGGACGGTGTCGCGCAGGCGGTAGCCACGAGGGCCCCCGGGCGGGCCGAAGCCCTCGGACACGCCGGGCAGCGGCAGCAGCTGCGACATGCCCTGGCACTTGTGCATGCTGCGGGCCTCCCCCGCGATCTCGTTGCAGGTGCGGCCGAGCAGCGGGTCGTAGGCCTCGCCGCCCGTGAACTGGAAGAGGCTCGACGCGCCGTCGCCCTGCGGCGCCTGGCCGCGCGGGCCGCCGAAGCCGGCCGTGTAGTAGAACCTCTTGGCCTGCCAGGGACGCAGGCCCGCCGCGATCTGATCGGGGAACGCGTTGGGGTCGGCCGCGGCGCGGAAGGCCTGCGACGTGAGGTGCGACGAGGTCTGGTGGTGCTGCCCGCCGCCCTCGCCGTCGAACACGAAGCCGACGATCACGTCGGGGCGAATCGTGCGGATCATCCGGACGTAGTCGCCCAGGATCACCTGCCCGCCCCACTTCTCCAGCGTCTCGTCGATGCTGAAGGAGTACCCGAAGTCCACGGCGCGCGTGAAGTACTGCTCAGCCCCGTCGAACTTGTGGACGGCCAGGAGCTCCTCGGTCCTGAGCACGGCCAGCGCCTCGAAGATCTCGGGCCCGATCTCGTTCTGCCCGCCCTCGCCGCGCGTCGCCGTCACGAGCGCGGTACGGAAGCCCTTGACGTGTCCGTAGTACGCGAGCAGCGCGTTGTTCTCGTCGTCCGGATGCGCGGTGGTCATCATCAGGTTGCCCACCGTGTCGAGCTTCCTGAGGACGAGCTCCAGCGCCGGCCGGCCGGTCATGGCGGCCACCGGGCGGAGCCGGTTCTGCGCAAGGGAGGGCGCGAGCCCGGACGTGAGAGCGAGGACGAGAACGGCGGGGAGGAGCAGCAATCGGCGCATCGTGACGGACAACCTCAACGGTCAAGCGTACAGGAGTCGCGGCGGTCCGGAAAGAGCCCGGGCCACCCCGCCCCGGCGGTGGGATCAGGCCGCCCGTTTCGCGGGGACCGAGAGACGGAACGTGGACCCGTGTCCCACGCGGCTGCGCATCCGCAGCGTGCCGTCCATCATCTGGACCAGGCGCAGGCTGATGGCCAGGCCCAGGCCGGTCCCGCCGGCGGCCCGGGTGCTCGACGAGTCCACTTGCGAGAAGGGCTGGAAGAGCCGGCCGCGCTTCGCGACCGGAATCCCGGCGCCCGTGTCGTGGACCGTGCAGACCAGCCGGTCGCCCGATCCCGGCGCACGGCGCAGGCGGACGGTGACGGTTCCTCGCTCGGTGAACTTCACGGCGTTGCCCACCAGGTTCAGGAGCACCTGGCGGACGCGGATCGCGTCGGCCAGCACGGGAGGGAGCTCGTCGTCCACGTCCATCCTGATGGCGACGCCCTTGGCGCCGGCGACCGGACGCATCAGCTCCACCACCTCGTCCACGAGCGCCACCGGCTGCAC includes:
- a CDS encoding PIG-L family deacetylase, producing the protein MRRLLLLPAVLVLALTSGLAPSLAQNRLRPVAAMTGRPALELVLRKLDTVGNLMMTTAHPDDENNALLAYYGHVKGFRTALVTATRGEGGQNEIGPEIFEALAVLRTEELLAVHKFDGAEQYFTRAVDFGYSFSIDETLEKWGGQVILGDYVRMIRTIRPDVIVGFVFDGEGGGQHHQTSSHLTSQAFRAAADPNAFPDQIAAGLRPWQAKRFYYTAGFGGPRGQAPQGDGASSLFQFTGGEAYDPLLGRTCNEIAGEARSMHKCQGMSQLLPLPGVSEGFGPPGGPRGYRLRDTVLTGGVNRPDPEMFDGVDTSLTGLASFAGAAPPAALTGALATIAAAVTEARTQVHEHGEAAAVGPLAAGLKAVRGLRAGLAGLGLQDAARYEIDHRLALKETQFQQALVLAADVRLDAVANDGLVVAGQPVQVQVIAANRGQSPVTMSGSVAGFAAADGDCAAAPIAPRGARNCRFTATVPTGARLTAAHFKYATDAARFVLDPDVPFGLPFRPTPFVATVTLMLGGESVAMPVPVATRSEGNIYSGEKRSEIHVVPKFAVSATPDIVVVPASGGAGAARDVRVTVINHSKGGARAEVALRTPRGWTAAPATQAVAFTREDEASTVRFTLTPPPPAALAAQATQGGKVVVGAEVHEGGATYAQGYQVVEYPHTTRRHVLRAPEVSVSVLDLAVKPNLTVGYVMGVGDEVPEALEQLGARVELVSDDQLAWGDLSRYDVVMTGVRAYERRNALRAYNQRLLDYAAAGGTVIVNYNKFEFNQAQYGPYPGKVSSTRVTDENSPVRMLVPDHPVFTTPNRITDEDWKHWVQERGTYFFEKGDPQYVDLVEFTEPFPYNAGPKLGALVEAKVGAGRWLYLGIGLWRQLPAGTPGAYRLMANLISLGHAPGGTGPK
- a CDS encoding lipid-binding SYLF domain-containing protein — protein: MRALTLSLAVALALGSAVAPRAQVSAEGVKEADRVKDAITVLDEVMGASDSAVPGSILEKAEAIAVFPSLVKAGFVVGGQRGRGVISARDPKTGAWSSPAFLTITGGSFGLQIGAQAVDLVLVVQNRRGLDQLLNNQFKIGADAAVAAGPVGRDASASTDIQLRAQILSYSRTRGLFAGVTLNGSTIRQDRDANERFYGVAYRTRTIVLDRQGGAPEPSTAWREALARHAGGVP
- a CDS encoding DUF1800 domain-containing protein: MLDHVLRRMGFGASEGDLARYGRLPLVGVVGALLSYDRVPGDVDGRIGDAAYLGTASRGPLQPDTVINDARQRWLFRMVHSERPLQEKLALFWHNHFATAYSKIAGTIGGEHATKLMDGKPASVAGGQRGQIQLFRDMALGRFDELVIEVARHPAMLVWLDGRLNVRARPQENFGRELMELFTTGVGHYTEDDVYAAARVFTGWNLRLQGDRASATTSYYAYVYNAAQHDPTAKTFTFAVMPDGSRTIPARPAADGEQDGVDFIRALARRPETAERLARRFFAFFVSELAAAPDALVADMRESYLSNDTSIRAMLVRLFTSREFLDEGAAFTRYSWPVEYVVRAIKETGWQGLSANDALTPLVNMGQQLYEPPDVNGWELGPGWFSTASMLSRMNFSAALAGNQRFNLQQASAAARSSPEALLDLHLRRFTPAPLSAETTAALLDYLRQGVTWPVSDAQLASKASGLARLVVGAAEYQFN
- a CDS encoding DUF1501 domain-containing protein, which produces MTFTRRQFVKGGVTAFTVGVAAPAFLTDLARAQAGSGRTLVVVYLSGGNDALSTLVPYGDADYYARRPTIGVPAGQVLQVGTDRAGRLLGLHPSLAGIKGLFDSGRVAIVQRTGYANSSRSHFQGTDIWGTANPANAQGTGWLGRYLDTLPSPIDPLVGWNTTRETPRALMARTTGVPAITNPATYAFASPNTGAEAGFERAAASRLASHLPADRPHLAFVNSTAGAALATLDRVAAVATYRPAVAYPGNGFGQALQAVAGAMVRQIGTKVFWVATGGFDTHANQNPVNGAYRTLMATLDGGLTAFHDDLARQGLLDSTLVVTFSEFGRRITENGSQGTDHGAAGLMLAIGGRVRGGLFGTAPTLQPDPANPTLENNGGDVRFETDFRSVYARVLDDWLGADSAAILGADFRAGAPAIL